The sequence CCGCAACTGGCTGTACGGGCACACCGGCCAGAAGTCCGTCGCGGTGAAGACGGTCGGGATGCCGCGCTCCACGCACGGCCCGATCAGCGCCGCCGACAGACGCGCCAGGTGGACGAAGTGGACGACATCCGGCTCCACCTCGGCCAGCAGCCGGTCGAAAGCGCGCGCGAAGAGATGGTTGTCGTAGGCGAGCTCCGTCACCACCTGCTGGTCGCCCATGGGATC comes from Longimicrobium sp. and encodes:
- a CDS encoding glycosyltransferase, with product MKIIVTVHQFLPDYSAGTEVIALGIARELQARGHEVVVVTGYPDPRPLRDEERFDRYTYDGLRVERFRHSPDPMGDQQVVTELAYDNHLFARAFDRLLAEVEPDVVHFVHLARLSAALIGPCVERGIPTVFTATDFWPVCPYSQLR